A region of Ictidomys tridecemlineatus isolate mIctTri1 chromosome 4, mIctTri1.hap1, whole genome shotgun sequence DNA encodes the following proteins:
- the LOC101978214 gene encoding olfactory receptor 4A47: protein MEHRNNETYFVLLGLTQNPKEQKVLFVIFLFFYILTMLGNLLIVLTVTFSKTLHSPMYFFLANLSFLDIIYSSVISPNLISNLFLGKVIISFKFCMFQLFAEHLLGGTEVTLLLVMAFDRYVAICKPLHYLLIMRPWVCVVLLVVSWAGGFVHSVFQLGTIYRLPFCGSNIIDHFTCDMYPLLQLACVDTYVTGLLVIANGGLMCSILFLLLLMSYAVIFHSLKNLSQEGRWKALSTCGSHITVVVLFFVPCIFIYARPAKTFPIDKSVSVFYMVITPMLNPFIYTLRNSEMTNAMRKLWKTIHIR, encoded by the coding sequence atggaacATAGAAACAATGAAACTTACTTTGTCCTCTTGGGACTCACACAGAATCCAAAGGAGCAGAAAGTACTTTTTGTTATATTCTTGTTCTTCTACATTTTGACCAtgctggggaacctgctcatTGTCCTAACTGTAACCTTCAGTAAGACTCTGCACTCTCCAATGTACTTCTTTCTTGCTAACTTGTCATTTTTGGACATCATTTATTCATCAGTCATTTCCCCCAATTTGATTTCAAACTTGTTTTTAGGAAAAGTAATCATATCCTTCAAGTTTTGTATGTTTCAGCTTTTTGCAGAACACCTTTTAGGAGGGACAGAGGTCACTCTTCTGTTGGTGATGGCCtttgaccgctatgtggccatctgtaagcCTTTGCATTATTTGCTTATCATGAGGCCATGGGTGTGTGTGGTACTGCTGGTAGTCTCCTGGGCTGGAGGTTTTGTGCACTCTGTATTTCAACTTGGAACTATTTACAGGCTCCCTTTCTGTGGCTCCAATATCATTGACCACTTTACGTGTGACATGTATCCCTTATTGCAACTTGCCTGTGTTGACACTTATGTCACTGGCCTCTTAGTGATTGCCAATGGGGGGCTGATGTGCTCTATTTTGTTTCTGCTCTTACTCATGTCTTATGCTGTCATCTTCCACTCTCTGAAAAACCTGAGTCAGGAGGGGAGGTGGAAAGCTCTCTCCACCTGTGGCTCCCACATCACAGTGGTTGTCCTCTTCTTTGTCCCctgtattttcatatatgcaaGACCAGCCAAGACTTTCCCCATTGACAAGTCAGTGAGTGTGTTTTACATGGTCAtaacccccatgctgaaccccttcatctacactCTGAGAAACTCAGAGATGACAAATGCTATGAGGAAACTCTGGAAAACAATTCACATCAGGTAG
- the LOC101967009 gene encoding olfactory receptor 4A47 — protein MEHRNNVTYFVLLGLTQNPKVQKVLFVMFLLFYILTMVGNLLIVMTITFSKTLGSPMYFFLASLSFMDAIYSTVISPQMIYHLFFRENIISFKNCMTQLFTGHFFAGAEVFLLLVMAYDRYVAICKPLHYLVIMRPWVCVVLLVVSWVGGFLHSVIQLGTIYGLPFCGPNVIDHFICDMYPLLKLVCVDTYVIGLLVIANGGLICTTVFLLLLVSYAVIFHSLKNLNQEGRRKALSTCGSHITVVVLFFVPCIFIYARPAKTLPIDKLLSVFYLVITPMLNPFIYTLRNSEMTNAMKKLWGGKVISASK, from the coding sequence ATGGAACATAGGAACAATGTAACTTACTTTGTCCTCTTGGGCCTCACACAAAATCCAAAGGTGCAGAAAGTACTTTTTGTTATGTTCTTGCTTTTCTACATCTTGACCATGGTGGGAAATCTGCTCATTGTGATGACCATAACCTTCAGTAAGACCCTGGGCTCACCAATGTACTTCTTTCTTGCTAGCTTATCTTTTATGGATGCAATTTATTCTACAGTTATTTCCCCCCAAATGATTTACCACTTGTTCTTTAGAGAAAATATCATATCCTTCAAGAATTGTATGACCCAGCTTTTTACAGGACACTTTTTTGCTGGGGCAGAGGTCTTTCTTCTGTtggtgatggcctatgaccgctatgtggccatctgtaagcCCCTGCACTATTTGGTTATCATGAGGCCATGGGTATGTGTTGTGCTGCTGGTAGTTTCCTGGGTTGGAGGTTTTTTGCACTCAGTAATTCAGTTGGGCACTATTTATGGGCTTCCATTCTGTGGCCCCAATGTCATTGATCATTTCATATGTGACATGTACCCCTTACTGAAACTTGTCTGTGTTGACACCTATGTCATTGGCCTCTTAGTGATTGCCAATGGGGGACTCATCTGCACAACTGTGTTTCTGCTCTTACTCGTGTCTTATGCGGTCATCTTCCACTCTCTGAAGAACCTGAATCAGGAGGGGAGGCGGAAAGCTCTCTCCACCTGTGGCTCCCACATCACTGTGGTTGTCCTCTTCTTTGTCCCctgtattttcatatatgcaaGACCAGCCAAGACTTTGCCCATTGACAAGTTATTGAGTGTGTTTTACCTGGTCATAACCCCCATgttgaaccccttcatctacactCTGAGAAACTCAGAGATGACAAATGCTATGAAGAAGCTCTGGGGAGGAAAAGTCATATCAGCTAGTAAATGA